From Daucus carota subsp. sativus chromosome 6, DH1 v3.0, whole genome shotgun sequence, the proteins below share one genomic window:
- the LOC108227461 gene encoding protein argonaute 1-like, which produces MVRKRRTELPGGGESSGPQDSSAGHGAPQRPPQQQPQQQGQVSPQRPSQQQQQPQQQQGRGAPQRPPQQLQQQGGVRGSAPQQPGGAYQGRGGYDGGRGGPRGGMAPQQYTGGPQEFFQQPRGPVPQSRGGVASGARGGFVSSAGGPSRPSVPELHQATQAPQQAGVMTQPMPHVLPAEDTQSVASPVVRAANPSSLQLTQKFQQISMTPESSSTEAVQSIPMSTKSLRFPPRPGRGSTGSRVIVKANHFFAELPDKDLHQYDVSISPEVSSRGVNRAVINQLVKLYKETHLGKRLPAYDGRKSLYTAGPLPFISKEFKIVLTDEDDGSGTARREREFKVVIKLASRADLHHLEMFLTGRQADAPQEALQVLDIVLRELPTARFSPVGRSFYSADLGRRQPLGEGLESWRGFYQSIRPTQMGLSLNIDMSSTAFIEPLPVIDFISQLLNRDVSSRPLSDADRVKIKKALRGVKVEVLHRGSMRRKYRICGLTSQATRELTFPVDDGGTIKSVVEYFQETYKFTLKQTQWPCLQVGNLQRPNYLPMEVCKIVEGQRYSKRLNERQITALLKVTCQRPSDREKDILQTVEHNAYADDPYAKEFGIKISDKLASVEARVLSPPWLKYHDTGREKECLPQVGQWNMMNKKMVNGGIVNNWMCLNFARNVQDSLASGFCSELAQMCTISGMRFNPDPVLPPTSARPDQVERVLKTRHQEVMKLKKELDLLVVILPDNNGSLYGDLKRICETELGIVSQCCLTKHVFKMSKQYLANVALKINVKVGGRNTVLREAVSRRIPLVSDRPTIIFGADVTHPHPGEDSSPSIAAVVASQDWPEITKYAGLVCAQAHRQELIQDLYKSWQDPNRGTIVHGGMIKELLISFRRATGKKPERIIFYRDGVSEGQFYQVLLYELDAIRKACASLEPNYQPPVTFVVVQKRHHTRLFVNNHRDRNQVDRSGNILPGTVVDSKICHPTEFDFYLCSHAGIQGTSRPAHYHVLWDENKFSADGLQSLTNNLCYTYARCTRSVSIVPPAYYAHLAAFRARFYMEPETSDGESMASAAGRGVGRNTRAVNANAAVRPLPALKENVKRVMFYC; this is translated from the exons ATGGTGAGAAAGAGGAGAACTGAACTTCCAGGTGGAGGCGAGAGCTCGGGGCCCCAGGATTCTAGTGCAGGACATGGTGCACCCCAACGCCCTCCACAGCAGCAGCCACAACAGCAAGGACAGGTTTCACCTCAACGCCCTtctcagcagcagcagcagcccCAACAGCAGCAAGGAAGAGGGGCACCTCAACGCCCTCCACAGCAGCTGCAGCAGCAGGGAGGAGTTAGAGGTTCGGCCCCACAGCAACCGGGAGGTGCATACCAAGGGCGTGGTGGATATGATGGTGGGCGTGGTGGCCCGCGGGGTGGAATGGCTCCTCAGCAGTATACTGGGGGACCTCAAGAGTTTTTTCAGCAACCTCGTGGACCCGTGCCCCAGAGCCGTGGTGGTGTGGCAAGTGGTGCCCGTGGAGGATTTGTATCATCTGCTGGTGGACCTTCTAGGCCATCAGTTCCCGAGTTGCACCAAGCTACCCAGGCTCCCCAGCAAGCAGGGGTAATGACTCAGCCCATGCCTCATGTATTACCAGCAGAAGACACTCAATCTGTAGCCAGTCCTGTAGTCAGAGCAGCTAATCCATCGTCCTTGCAGTTGACACAAAAGTTTCAGCAGATCTCTATGACGCCAGAGTCATCTTCGACCGAGGCTGTTCAGTCTATTCCCATGTCAACTAAATCTTTGAGATTTCCACCTCGTCCAGGAAGGGGAAGCACTGGTTCCCGAGTTATTGTTAAGGCGAACCATTTCTTTGCTGAACTGCCTGATAAGGATTTACATCAATATGAT GTTTCAATCTCTCCGGAGGTCAGTTCTCGTGGGGTGAATCGTGCTGTGATAAACCAGCTTGTGAAGTTGTATAAAGAAACTCATCTTGGGAAGCGCCTTCCTGCTTATGATGGCAGAAAGAGTTTATATACAGCTGGGCCTCTTCCTTTTATCTCCAAAGAGTTCAAAATTGTTCTcactgatgaagatgatggatcGGGCACTGCAAG GAGGGAACGGGAATTTAAAGTTGTTATCAAATTAGCTTCACGAGCTGACTTGCACCACCTGGAGATGTTTCTAACTGGGAGGCAGGCTGATGCACCTCAAGAAGCTCTGCAGGTTTTAGACATTGTTCTAAGGGAACTGCCTACTGCTAG GTTTTCTCCTGTGGGACGGTCATTCTATTCTGCTGATCTTGGACGAAGGCAGCCGTTGGGTGAGGGTCTAGAAAGCTGGAGAGGTTTTTACCAGAGCATACGACCAACACAGATGGGATTATCACTGAACATTG ATATGTCCTCCACTGCGTTTATTGAGCCTCTTCCTGTTATTGACTTCATCTCGCAACTGTTGAATAGGGATGTTTCATCGAGACCATTGTCGGATGCTGACCGTGTGAAG ATCAAAAAGGCTTTGAGGGGTGTAAAAGTTGAGGTTTTACACCGTGGAAGTATGCGCAGAAAGTATCGCATTTGTGGGTTAACATCACAGGCGACAAGAGAGCTCAC TTTCCCAGTAGATGACGGAGGTACTATCAAATCTGTTGTGGAGTATTTTCAAGAGACATACAAGTTCACGCTAAAACAGACTCAATGGCCTTGCTTACAAGTTGGCAATCTACAAAGACCAAATTATCTACCCATGGAG GTTTGCAAGATTGTAGAGGGACAGAGATACTCGAAAAGGTTAAATGAGAGGCAGATTACAGCATTGCTAAAAGTTACTTGTCAACGCCCTAGCGATAGGGAGAAGGACATCCTCCAG ACTGTTGAGCATAATGCATATGCTGACGATCCTTATGCAAAGGAGTTTGGAATCAAAATTAGTGACAAGCTAGCCTCAGTAGAAGCTAGAGTTCTCTCTCCACCATGG CTAAAATACCACGATACTGGACGGGAGAAGGAATGTTTGCCTCAAGTTGGCCAGTGGAATATGATGAATAAG aaAATGGTTAACGGGGGAATTGTCAATAATTGGATGTGCTTGAACTTTGCACGTAATGTTCAAGATAGTTTGGCCAGTGGTTTTTGTTCTGAACTTGCACAAATGTGTACAATTTCAGGAATG AGGTTCAATCCTGATCCCGTTCTCCCTCCAACCAGTGCACGTCCTGATCAGGTCGAGAGAGTATTAAAAACAAGACATCAGGAGGTTATGAAACTCAAGAAGGAGCTTGACTTGTTGGTTGTGATTCTACCAGATAATAATGGCTCTCTTTATG GTGACTTGAAAAGAATTTGTGAGACCGAACTCGGAATAGTGTCGCAGTGTTGCTTGACAAAACATGTCTTTAAGATGAGCAAGCAGTATCTGGCAAACGTGGCCCTGAAGATCAATGTCAAGGTTGGAGGAAGAAATACTGTTCTTCGTGAGGCAGTGTCTAGGCGGATTCCACTTGTGAGCGACCGACCTACTATAATTTTTGGTGCTGATGTCACACATCCTCATCCTGGAGAAGATTCTAGTCCATCAATAGCAGCA GTGGTTGCATCTCAAGATTGGCCTGAGATCACCAAGTATGCTGGCTTGGTCTGTGCCCAAGCCCATAGACAGGAGCTCATCCAGGATCTGTACAAGAGCTGGCAGGATCCGAACAGGGGGACTATAGTTCATGGTGGCATGATTAA GGAGCTGCTGATTTCATTCCGCAGAGCAACTGGGAAAAAACCTGAGCGCATTATTTTCTACAG GGATGGTGTTAGTGAGGGGCAATTCTATCAAGTTCTTCTCTATGAGCTTGATGCGATTCGCAAG GCATGCGCTTCATTGGAGCCCAATTATCAGCCTCCCGTGACATTTGTTGTGGTTCAGAAACGCCATCACACAAGGTTGTTTGTCAACAACCATCGTGACCGTAATCAAGTTGATAGGAGTGGAAATATTTTGCCTG GTACTGTGGTTGATTCTAAAATCTGTCACCCCACTGAATTCGACTTCTATCTGTGTAGCCATGCGGGCATTCAA GGAACCAGCCGGCCAGCACATTATCACGTTCTGTGGGATGAGAACAAGTTTTCTGCAGATGGATTGCAATCCCTTACCAACAATCTATGTTACAC ATATGCCAGGTGTACACGATCAGTTTCAATTG TGCCACCAGCATATTATGCTCACTTGGCAGCCTTTCGAGCTCGCTTTTACATGGAACCTGAGACTTCTGATGGTGAGTCAATGGCGAGTGCCGCTGGTCGTGGAGTTGGAAGGAACACCAGGGCAGTAAATGCCAATGCAGCTGTTAGGCCCTTGCCTGCTCTGAAAGAGAACGTGAAAAGAGTGATGTTTTACTGCTAG
- the LOC108227462 gene encoding protein REVEILLE 7 yields MMVQEMKGETENTGQNISDMCRHEFPTGGNLQSETLDPKPLSSFENEYMPKVRKPYTITKQREKWTEDEHQRFLEALKLYGRAWRHIEEHIGTKTAVQIRSHAQKFFSKVARDLNSVSASSQILVEIPPPRPKKKPLHPYPRKVADLLMKRSVVSDQPDRSLSTNASLNDMENLSSTSVLPTIGSDTTCPAVSELNTHCLSPISCTSNPPSGNTSSMEKDHEGMTSHSFATENESPPSVQEIPSSKTENLSPSSSIKLFGKMVLIADSKRPSTLTEECNDFFSKRAHDDRLVEQNKKLLEAIPTDNMESQVSYELLCSSTRTCESLYETKGSLNKEKRRTDAVSRTFRAAVNLSLELRLVDEGTGDLSSLYSTSRSYNEIYGIQTYPGTTNGSQYRTNIQPRMNSRGFVPYKRCAEEIDTLSLVNVSEESKTKKIRACS; encoded by the exons GGTGAAACTGAAAACACGGGCCAGAATATCTCTGATATGTGCAGACATGAGTTTCCTACTGGTGGCAACTTGCAGTCCGAGACATTAGACCCCAAACCTCTCAGTTCCTTTGAGAATGAATATATGCCAAAG GTCAGGAAGCCTTATACAATAACAAAGCAGAGAGAAAAATGGACAGAGGACGAGCATCAGAGATTTCTTGAAGCTTTAAAGCTGTATGGCCGTGCTTGGCGGCATATAGAAG AACATATAGGCACAAAGACGGCAGTTCAAATTCGAAGCCATGCTCAGAAGTTTTTTTCTAAG GTTGCACGAGATTTGAATTCTGTGAGTGCTAGCTCCCAAATTTTGGTTGAAATTCCTCCCCCTAGACCTAAAAAGAAGCCTCTCCACCCATATCCCCGTAAAGTGGCTGACCTGCTTATGAAACGATCAGTAGTTTCAGATCAGCCAGACAGATCTTTGTCCACCAATGCCTCTCTTAATGACATGGAGAACCTATCTTCAACTTCAGTCCTGCCTACGATTGGTTCAGACACGACTTGCCCAGCAGTTTCAGAACTGAATACTCATTGCCTGTCACCAATATCATGCACTTCCAACCCTCCTTCTGGCAATACGTCTTCAATGGAAAAAGATCACGAGGGCATGACATCTCATTCATTTGCAACAGAAAATGAATCACCACCGTCGGTCCAAGAGATTCCTAGCTCTAAGACAGAGAATTTATCACCATCTTCAAGCATCAAGCTATTCGGAAAAATGGTTCTGATAGCAGATTCAAAAAGGCCATCTACATTAACAGAAGAGTGTAATGATTTCTTCTCAAAAAGAGCCCATGACGATAGACTCGTTGAACAAAACAAGAAGCTCCTTGAAGCAATCCCAACAGATAACATGGAAAGTCAGGTGTCGTATGAGTTGCTCTGCAGTAGCACGCGGACCTGTGAAAGCCTGTACGAAACCAAAGGGAGTTTAAACAAAGAAAAGAGGCGCACAGATGCAGTTTCAAGAACTTTTCGAGCTGCTGTGAATCTGTCCTTGGAACTAAGATTAGTAGATGAAGGGACTGGAGATCTAAGCTCCTTATATTCAACCAGCAGATCATACAATGAAATATATGGTATACAAACATACCCTGGTACTACTAATGGGTCTCAATATCGAACTAACATTCAGCCAAGGATGAACAGCAGGGGATTTGTCCCGTACAAAAGATGTGCCGAAGAAATTGACACACTGTCACTAGTAAATGTTTCTGAAGAAAGCAAGACGAAAAAGATTCGTGCTTGTTCTTAG